The nucleotide window CGGTATCGGGCAAACTCCTCGGAGAGGTCAAGAATCTCCTGCTCAGACATCCCGCACCTCCTCTCTGGTGTCGCGCAGGTGTGTGGCGAGCGCAGTCCGGCCCCGATGCAGCCAGGACTTGACAGTCCCTTCCGCTACCTGTTCCTGGGCGGCGATCTCGGCGACCGTCAGGTCAGCGAGGTAGTGCAGTACTACGGCCCGCCGCTGCTTCGGCGGCAACTTCGCCAACGCGGCGTCGACGACGATCCGGTCGGGGCTCGGCTCCGCGACGTGTGTCTCCCGTTGCCGCAGCAGCCACTGCTGGGCGGTCCGCAGCCGCCGCCAGCGGTTGTGGCCGAGGTT belongs to Micromonospora ureilytica and includes:
- a CDS encoding RNA polymerase sigma factor, encoding MLVTRDVRVGGRPPDPPGTATSAPAELVFDDFYHAHFRGLVVQLTAYTGDRGQAQELVQEAFCRAYARWDRLAGYEDPLAWVRRVAWNLGHNRWRRLRTAQQWLLRQRETHVAEPSPDRIVVDAALAKLPPKQRRAVVLHYLADLTVAEIAAQEQVAEGTVKSWLHRGRTALATHLRDTREEVRDV